One genomic segment of Brassica napus cultivar Da-Ae chromosome A3, Da-Ae, whole genome shotgun sequence includes these proteins:
- the LOC111197785 gene encoding protein IQ-DOMAIN 14-like isoform X1, translating to MEKKGSWFSKIKRVFTPHSKEKLGSQEAERKSGKEKRKKGFGKLRCGETSSFLPIYREPSSIEKIFGEAERDHNLVFRPPVLSNPSSPSPPLRPASPKPPPPLPRAHLPRSISPKPPDGSKPLSTSASAPPPPASTRVPSQRVSPPSVLSPKPVPQRVASPQAVSIKPPSPRPTSPRGDSPQALPLNPSPRLETPEPSSPKPPSPREEPPKLNAPRPTTSRSPSPKAVSPKAVQRQESVSRPEPALSVQHASATKIQATFRGYKARRSFRALKGLARLQGVVKGYNVKRQTVNAMKYMQQLVRVQSQIQSRRIKTLENQTQVEKDEAKWAAFKAGNENWDDSVLTKEERDARSQRKIDAVIKRERYMAYAYSHKSWKNSPKSAQEVQHSGGLSLWWNWGDRQLPLASPVPNQSQTLRDYMQTPTRLSPSPLSQSSNQQRFRQDNNFDTSTPTSSRSRFLTPSRYSIGRLRGQDSPFKDDDSFASCPPYPRYMAPTVSAKAKVRPNCNPKERVLGTPSVSSETRRMSYPLTQQGLDMFRWNKGSLHMSNSGSQRGPGSPGGVVLEKHKTLKSIGNLSIDTTVSMPATVGRKPFNRYV from the exons ATGGAGAAGAAAGGAAGCTGGTTTTCTAAAATCAAAAGGGTTTTTACTCCACATTCTAAAGAGAAGCTAGGCAGT CAGGAAGCAGAGAGAAAGAGTGGAaaagaaaagaggaagaaggGTTTTGGGAAGCTAAGGTGTGGAGAGACCAGTTCGTTTCTTCCCATCTACAGAGAGCCTAGTAGTATTGAAAAGATCTTTGGTGAGGCTGAGAGAGATCACAATCTTGTTTTCAGGCCTCCTGTTCTATCAAATCCATCCTCACCCTCTCCTCCTCTGAGGCCTGCTTCTCCAAAGccccctcctcctcttcctagAGCACACCTTCCAAGATCTATATCCCCAAAGCCCCCTGATGGATCAAAGCCATTATCAACCTCTGCTAGTGCTCCTCCACCACCTGCTTCTACTCGAGTtccttctcagagagtttccCCTCCCAGTGTTCTTTCTCCAAAACCAGTTCCACAAAGAGTTGCCTCTCCACAAGCTGTTTCTATAAAGCCTCCTTCTCCAAGACCTACTTCACCAAGAGGTGACTCCCCACAAGCCCTCCCTCTAAATCCTTCTCCAAGATTGGAAACTCCAGAACCATCTTCTCCAAAGCCTCCTTCTCCAAGAGAAGAACCGCCAAAATTGAATGCTCCAAGACCCACTACATCTAGGTCTCCTTCTCCAAAAGCGGTTTCACCTAAGGCTGTGCAGCGACAAGAGAGTGTTTCTAGACCAGAGCCAGCTCTCTCGGTCCAACATGCTTCTGCAACAAAGATTCAAGCAACTTTCAGAGGTTACAAG GCGAGGAGGAGTTTCAGGGCTCTCAAAGGTCTAGCCAGACTTCAAGGGGTGGTGAAAGGATACAACGTGAAGCGGCAGACTGTAAATGCAATGAAGTACATGCAGCAACTGGTCCGTGTTCAATCCCAGATTCAGTCACGCCGCATCAAAACGTTGGAAAACCAAACTCAGGTTGAGAAAGATGAAGCAAAATGGGCTGCATTCAAAGCTGGTAATGAAAACTGGGACGACAGTGTGctgacaaaagaagaaagagatgcaAGATCTCAGAGAAAGATTGATGCAGtcatcaagagagaaagatacaTGGCATATGCATATTCTCACAAG TCGTGGAAAAACAGTCCAAAGTCGGCTCAGGAGGTTCAACATTCAGGTGGGCTCTCTCTTTGGTGGAACTGGGGTGATAGGCAGCTTCCTCTTGCTAGTCCTGTACCAAACCAAAGCCAAACACTAAGAGATTACATGCAAACACCAACAAGACTGAGTCCAAGCCCTCTCTCTCAGTCAAGCAACCAACAACGTTTCAGGCAGGACAACAACTTTGACACTTCCACACCAACATCGTCAAGGTCTAGATTTCTCACTCCATCCAGATACTCGATAGGAAGACTAAGAGGTCAAGATTCACCTTTCAAAGACGATGACAGCTTCGCAAGCTGCCCTCCATACCCGAGGTACATGGCTCCAACGGTCTCTGCCAAGGCCAAAGTTAGACCAAACTGCAATCCAAAGGAGAGAGTGTTGGGTACACCATCGGTTAGTAGCGAGACAAGAAGAATGTCGTATCCCCTGACGCAACAAGGTCTTGATATGTTTAGATGGAACAAAGGGTCATTGCATATGAGCAACAGCGGCAGTCAAAGAGGTCCTGGTTCACCTGGAGGTGTAGTTCTTGAGAAGCACAAGACACTTAAGTCAATAGGAAATTTGAGTATTGATACTACTGTCTCTATGCCAGCTACAGTTGGTAGGAAACCGTTTAACAGATATGTGTGA
- the LOC111197785 gene encoding protein IQ-DOMAIN 14-like isoform X2: MEKKGSWFSKIKRVFTPHSKEKLGSEAERKSGKEKRKKGFGKLRCGETSSFLPIYREPSSIEKIFGEAERDHNLVFRPPVLSNPSSPSPPLRPASPKPPPPLPRAHLPRSISPKPPDGSKPLSTSASAPPPPASTRVPSQRVSPPSVLSPKPVPQRVASPQAVSIKPPSPRPTSPRGDSPQALPLNPSPRLETPEPSSPKPPSPREEPPKLNAPRPTTSRSPSPKAVSPKAVQRQESVSRPEPALSVQHASATKIQATFRGYKARRSFRALKGLARLQGVVKGYNVKRQTVNAMKYMQQLVRVQSQIQSRRIKTLENQTQVEKDEAKWAAFKAGNENWDDSVLTKEERDARSQRKIDAVIKRERYMAYAYSHKSWKNSPKSAQEVQHSGGLSLWWNWGDRQLPLASPVPNQSQTLRDYMQTPTRLSPSPLSQSSNQQRFRQDNNFDTSTPTSSRSRFLTPSRYSIGRLRGQDSPFKDDDSFASCPPYPRYMAPTVSAKAKVRPNCNPKERVLGTPSVSSETRRMSYPLTQQGLDMFRWNKGSLHMSNSGSQRGPGSPGGVVLEKHKTLKSIGNLSIDTTVSMPATVGRKPFNRYV; this comes from the exons ATGGAGAAGAAAGGAAGCTGGTTTTCTAAAATCAAAAGGGTTTTTACTCCACATTCTAAAGAGAAGCTAGGCAGT GAAGCAGAGAGAAAGAGTGGAaaagaaaagaggaagaaggGTTTTGGGAAGCTAAGGTGTGGAGAGACCAGTTCGTTTCTTCCCATCTACAGAGAGCCTAGTAGTATTGAAAAGATCTTTGGTGAGGCTGAGAGAGATCACAATCTTGTTTTCAGGCCTCCTGTTCTATCAAATCCATCCTCACCCTCTCCTCCTCTGAGGCCTGCTTCTCCAAAGccccctcctcctcttcctagAGCACACCTTCCAAGATCTATATCCCCAAAGCCCCCTGATGGATCAAAGCCATTATCAACCTCTGCTAGTGCTCCTCCACCACCTGCTTCTACTCGAGTtccttctcagagagtttccCCTCCCAGTGTTCTTTCTCCAAAACCAGTTCCACAAAGAGTTGCCTCTCCACAAGCTGTTTCTATAAAGCCTCCTTCTCCAAGACCTACTTCACCAAGAGGTGACTCCCCACAAGCCCTCCCTCTAAATCCTTCTCCAAGATTGGAAACTCCAGAACCATCTTCTCCAAAGCCTCCTTCTCCAAGAGAAGAACCGCCAAAATTGAATGCTCCAAGACCCACTACATCTAGGTCTCCTTCTCCAAAAGCGGTTTCACCTAAGGCTGTGCAGCGACAAGAGAGTGTTTCTAGACCAGAGCCAGCTCTCTCGGTCCAACATGCTTCTGCAACAAAGATTCAAGCAACTTTCAGAGGTTACAAG GCGAGGAGGAGTTTCAGGGCTCTCAAAGGTCTAGCCAGACTTCAAGGGGTGGTGAAAGGATACAACGTGAAGCGGCAGACTGTAAATGCAATGAAGTACATGCAGCAACTGGTCCGTGTTCAATCCCAGATTCAGTCACGCCGCATCAAAACGTTGGAAAACCAAACTCAGGTTGAGAAAGATGAAGCAAAATGGGCTGCATTCAAAGCTGGTAATGAAAACTGGGACGACAGTGTGctgacaaaagaagaaagagatgcaAGATCTCAGAGAAAGATTGATGCAGtcatcaagagagaaagatacaTGGCATATGCATATTCTCACAAG TCGTGGAAAAACAGTCCAAAGTCGGCTCAGGAGGTTCAACATTCAGGTGGGCTCTCTCTTTGGTGGAACTGGGGTGATAGGCAGCTTCCTCTTGCTAGTCCTGTACCAAACCAAAGCCAAACACTAAGAGATTACATGCAAACACCAACAAGACTGAGTCCAAGCCCTCTCTCTCAGTCAAGCAACCAACAACGTTTCAGGCAGGACAACAACTTTGACACTTCCACACCAACATCGTCAAGGTCTAGATTTCTCACTCCATCCAGATACTCGATAGGAAGACTAAGAGGTCAAGATTCACCTTTCAAAGACGATGACAGCTTCGCAAGCTGCCCTCCATACCCGAGGTACATGGCTCCAACGGTCTCTGCCAAGGCCAAAGTTAGACCAAACTGCAATCCAAAGGAGAGAGTGTTGGGTACACCATCGGTTAGTAGCGAGACAAGAAGAATGTCGTATCCCCTGACGCAACAAGGTCTTGATATGTTTAGATGGAACAAAGGGTCATTGCATATGAGCAACAGCGGCAGTCAAAGAGGTCCTGGTTCACCTGGAGGTGTAGTTCTTGAGAAGCACAAGACACTTAAGTCAATAGGAAATTTGAGTATTGATACTACTGTCTCTATGCCAGCTACAGTTGGTAGGAAACCGTTTAACAGATATGTGTGA
- the LOC111214592 gene encoding L-type lectin-domain containing receptor kinase V.4-like, giving the protein MNMSCRINLLMVLVIIALINTETSLGRLVMEGSAGFMNGFRTLTNTKKHVYGQAFGEEPLPFKNSTNGNVTSFSLTLLFAIAPENRHRGSHGMAFVISPTRGISGASADQYLGMFNDTNNGKSSNHVIAVELDIHKDDEFGDIDDNHVGININGMRSTMSAPAGFYDQNGQFRNLSLISGNLLQVTVLYSQEDKQLNVTLSSPEEAYYPKKPLLSLNQDLSPYVLENMYVGCTASTGSIGALHYVWSIHAYSFLIVPDLDYDIPKFPPYPQPDSQVKRTVLVTFLTFALFVALVASAFSIFFYKRHKMVKEVLEEWEIQCGPHRFSYKELFKATKGFHDRQLLGRGGFGQVFKGTLPGSDAEVAVKRVSHDSRQGMQEFLAEISTIGRLRHPNLVRLQGYCRYKEQLYLVYDFLPNGSLDKFLYQEQLTWDQRFKIIKDVASALCYLHHEWGQVVIHRDIKPANVLIDHQMNARLGDFGLAKLYDQGFDPQTSRVAGTLGYMAPEIIISGRATTCTDVYAFGLFMLEVSCGRRLIEPRVDTNKVVLVEWTLECWKNGDILEAVNETLRQEHNREQLELVLILGVLCSHQVPGVRPDMLQVVQILNGNLQLPDNLLDIVKAEKVRMWSETSERVVDVLTSQCSVGTLAFTEPFTGR; this is encoded by the coding sequence ATGAACATGTCTTGTAGAATCAACTTGTTGATGGTTCTAGTGATTATTGCTCTGATTAATACTGAAACCTCACTTGGCAGGCTGGTTATGGAGGGATCTGCTGGGTTTATGAATGGTTTCAGGACGTTGACAAACACCAAGAAGCACGTCTATGGTCAAGCCTTCGGCGAAGAGCCACTCCCTTTCAAGAATTCCACCAACGGTAACGTGACTTCTTTCTCTTTGACCCTCTTATTTGCTATCGCTCCTGAGAATAGACACAGAGGCTCTCACGGTATGGCGTTTGTCATCTCACCCACAAGAGGTATCTCTGGTGCTTCTGCTGATCAGTACCTTGGAATGTTCAACGATACAAACAATGGAAAAAGCTCTAACCATGTCATCGCTGTGGAACTTGATATTCACAAAGATGATGAGTTTGGTGATATTGATGATAACCACGTTGGTATCAACATTAACGGTATGAGATCTACCATGTCTGCTCCTGCTGGCTTTTATGATCAAAATGGTCAGTTTAGAAACCTTTCTCTAATCAGTGGAAATCTACTACAAGTCACGGTGTTGTATAGCCAAGAAGATAAACAGCTTAATGTCACCTTATCATCACCAGAAGAGGCTTATTACCCCAAGAAGCCGCTTCTTTCACTGAACCAAGATCTTTCACCCTATGTTTTGGAGAATATGTATGTCGGCTGCACAGCCTCCACAGGGTCGATAGGAGCGTTACATTATGTTTGGTCCATACATGCGTATTCCTTCCTTATAGTTCCAGATCTGGACTATGACATACCAAAGTTTCCTCCATATCCTCAGCCAGATTCTCAGGTTAAGAGGACTGTTTTGGTGACCTTCTTGACGTTTGCTCTCTTTGTTGCGCTTGTCGCCTCAGCTTTCAGTATCTTCTTCTACAAGAGACACAAAATGGTGAAGGAGGTTTTAGAAGAATGGGAGATTCAGTGTGGGCCTCATAGGTTTTCTTACAAGGAACTCTTTAAAGCCACAAAGGGTTTCCATGACAGACAACTCCTAGGTAGAGGAGGGTTTGGTCAGGTCTTTAAGGGTACACTTCCAGGTTCTGACGCAGAGGTTGCGGTTAAACGGGTCTCGCATGATTCAAGACAAGGAATGCAGGAGTTCTTGGCCGAGATATCGACTATTGGTCGGCTTAGACATCCCAACCTAGTGAGGCTTCAAGGTTATTGTAGGTACAAAGAGCAGCTATACTTGGTTTATGACTTTCTTCCCAATGGAAGTCTTGATAAGTTCCTCTATCAAGAGCAACTTACTTGGGACCAACGTTTCAAGATCATTAAAGATGTTGCCTCTGCACTCTGCTATCTTCATCATGAGTGGGGACAAGTTGTAATTCATAGAGACATCAAGCCGGCTAATGTTCTTATTGACCATCAGATGAATGCAAGGCTTGGGGATTTTGGGTTGGCTAAGTTGTACGATCAGGGTTTTGATCCACAGACATCTAGAGTAGCTGGAACTTTAGGGTACATGGCACCAGAGATCATAATAAGCGGAAGAGCAACCACATGCACAGATGTCTATGCTTTTGGGTTGTTCATGCTGGAAGTCTCCTGCGGTAGGAGGCTGATAGAGCCACGAGTAGACACCAACAAGGTCGTACTCGTGGAATGGACACTAGAATGCTggaaaaatggagatattcttgAGGCAGTGAATGAAACACTCCGCCAAGAACACAACAGAGAACAGCTTGAGCTTGTTCTGATACTGGGAGTGCTATGTTCTCACCAGGTCCCAGGAGTTAGACCGGACATGTTGCAAGTGGTGCAGATCTTGAATGGTAATTTGCAGCTTCCAGATAATCTACTTGATATTGTCAAAGCTGAGAAGGTCAGAATGTGGTCCGAGACTTCTGAGAGAGTAGTTGATGTTCTGACATCACAGTGTTCTGTCGGTACCTTGGCGTTTACAGAACCTTTCACTGGACGCTGA
- the LOC111214593 gene encoding L-type lectin-domain containing receptor kinase V.4-like isoform X2 gives MCSVYLKSLVDFIHYLSIYTTIETIEYIILFPCNPLSLPVIMSRKLDWWMVMLIIALTNTKNSHCKLVWEGFGLLNGFTSLTNTKKHAYGQAFDDEILTFKNNFTNGTVPSFSVSFFFAIVPEHKHKGSHGMAFVISPTRGTPGASADQYLGIFNKSNNGNISNHIIAVELDIHKDEEFGDVDDNHVGMLLRVTILYSQENKQLNVTLSSPEEAYHPDKPLLSLNKDLSPYVLEKMYVGFSASTGLVGAMHYMWNWFFTYGLSVHELDFPIPTFPPYPNPKSQVKRTVMATFLTILLFIALVASALSIFFYKRHKMVKEVLEEWEIQCGPHRFSYKELFKATKGFSDKQLLGKGGFGQVFKGTLPGSDTEIAVKRISHDSRQGMQEFLAEISTIGRLRHQNLVRLQGYCRYKEQLYLVYDFMPNGSLDKYLYRRGNQEPLTWNQRFKIIKDVAYALCYLHHEWGQVVIHRDIKPANVLIDHHMDARLGDFGLAKLYDQGFVPHTSRVIGTIGYIAPELIRSGRATTGTDVYAFGLFMLEVSCGRRLIEPRAPSNEAVLAEWTLECWESGDILEAASERLRGEQDREQVELVLKLGVLCSHQVATIRPDMSKVIKILNCDVQLPDNLLDIVKAEKIRVWSETSERALGVLNTQMSIGTLTLTEPFTSHGR, from the exons ATGTGTTCCGTGTATCTGAAGTCATTAGTTGACTTTATTCACTACTTATCAATATATACAACAATAGAGACTATAGAATATATAATCTTATTCCCTTGCAACCCTCTCAGTTTACCAGTAATCATGTCCCGTAAACTCGATTGGTGGATGGTTATGCTGATCATTGCTCTGACTAATACCAAGAACTCCCATTGCAAGCTGGTGTGGGAGGGCTTTGGGTTACTCAATGGTTTCACGTCGTTGACAAACACCAAGAAGCACGCCTATGGTCAAGCCTTCGACGACGAGATACTTACTTTCAAGAATAACTTCACAAATGGTACAGTTCCTTCTTTCTCTGTCAGCTTCTTTTTTGCTATTGTCCCTGAGCATAAGCACAAAGGCTCTCATGGTATGGCCTTTGTGATTTCTCCCACGAGAGGAACTCCTGGTGCATCTGCTGATCAGTACCTTGGAATCTTTAACAAGTCAAACAACGGTAACATCTCAAACCATATAATCGCTGTGGAGCTTGATATACATAAAGATGAAGAGTTTGGTGACGTTGATGATAACCACGTTGGTAT GCTACTCAGAGTCACGATTCTGTATAGCCAGGAAAATAAACAGCTTAATGTCACCTTATCCTCACCAGAAGAGGCTTATCACCCCGACAAGCCGCTTCTTTCACTGAACAAAGATCTGTCACCCTATGTTTTGGAGAAAATGTATGTTGGCTTCTCAGCCTCAACGGGGTTGGTTGGAGCAATGCATTACATGTGGAATTGGTTTTTCACTTACGGTCTTAGTGTTCATGAACTGGACTTCCCTATACCGACGTTTCCTCCATATCCAAATCCAAAGTCTCAGGTGAAGCGGACTGTTATGGCGACCTTCTTGACAATTCTTCTCTTTATTGCGCTTGTTGCCTCAGCTTTAAGTATCTTCTTCTATAAGAGACACAAAATGGTGAAGGAGGTTCTAGAAGAATGGGAGATTCAGTGTGGTCCCCATAGGTTTTCTTACAAGGAACTCTTTAAAGCCACCAAGGGTTTCAGTGACAAACAACTCCTAGGTAAAGGAGGGTTTGGTCAGGTCTTCAAGGGCACACTTCCAGGTTCTGACACAGAGATTGCTGTTAAACGAATCTCTCATGATTCAAGACAAGGAATGCAGGAGTTCTTGGCAGAGATATCGACTATTGGTCGGCTTAGACATCAGAACCTAGTCAGGCTTCAGGGCTATTGTAGGTACAAGgagcagctctacttggttTATGACTTTATGCCCAATGGAAGTCTAGACAAGTACCTCTACCGCAGAGGGAATCAAGAGCCACTCACTTGGAACCAACGTTTCAAGATCATCAAAGATGTTGCCTATGCACTCTGCTATCTTCATCATGAGTGGGGACAAGTTGTGATTCATAGAGACATCAAGCCGGCTAATGTCCTGATTGACCATCATATGGATGCAAGGCTTGGGGATTTCGGTTTGGCTAAGTTGTACGATCAGGGTTTTGTTCCACATACATCTAGAGTAATTGGAACTATTGGGTATATAGCACCTGAGCTCATAAGAAGCGGAAGAGCAACCACAGGGACAGATGTATATGCCTTTGGGTTGTTTATGCTGGAAGTTTCTTGCGGTAGAAGGTTAATAGAGCCACGAGCACCCTCCAATGAGGCCGTCCTTGCTGAATGGACACTAGAATGTTGGGAAAGTGGAGATATTCTCGAGGCAGCTAGTGAAAGACTTCGTGGAGAACAAGATAGAGAACAGGTGGAGCTTGTTTTGAAACTAGGAGTGTTATGTTCACACCAGGTTGCAACAATTAGGCCGGACATGTCTAAGGTGATCAAGATCTTGAACTGTGATGTGCAGCTTCCAGATAATCTACTAGATATTGTCAAAGCTGAGAAGATCAGAGTGTGGTCTGAGACATCTGAGAGAGCACTTGGTGTCTTGAATACACAAATGTCCATCGGTACCTTGACGCTTACGGAACCTTTTACCTCTCATGGACGCTGA
- the LOC111214593 gene encoding L-type lectin-domain containing receptor kinase V.4-like isoform X1, with product MCSVYLKSLVDFIHYLSIYTTIETIEYIILFPCNPLSLPVIMSRKLDWWMVMLIIALTNTKNSHCKLVWEGFGLLNGFTSLTNTKKHAYGQAFDDEILTFKNNFTNGTVPSFSVSFFFAIVPEHKHKGSHGMAFVISPTRGTPGASADQYLGIFNKSNNGNISNHIIAVELDIHKDEEFGDVDDNHVGININGMESIDSHPAGYYDQDGQFRNISLISGKLLRVTILYSQENKQLNVTLSSPEEAYHPDKPLLSLNKDLSPYVLEKMYVGFSASTGLVGAMHYMWNWFFTYGLSVHELDFPIPTFPPYPNPKSQVKRTVMATFLTILLFIALVASALSIFFYKRHKMVKEVLEEWEIQCGPHRFSYKELFKATKGFSDKQLLGKGGFGQVFKGTLPGSDTEIAVKRISHDSRQGMQEFLAEISTIGRLRHQNLVRLQGYCRYKEQLYLVYDFMPNGSLDKYLYRRGNQEPLTWNQRFKIIKDVAYALCYLHHEWGQVVIHRDIKPANVLIDHHMDARLGDFGLAKLYDQGFVPHTSRVIGTIGYIAPELIRSGRATTGTDVYAFGLFMLEVSCGRRLIEPRAPSNEAVLAEWTLECWESGDILEAASERLRGEQDREQVELVLKLGVLCSHQVATIRPDMSKVIKILNCDVQLPDNLLDIVKAEKIRVWSETSERALGVLNTQMSIGTLTLTEPFTSHGR from the coding sequence ATGTGTTCCGTGTATCTGAAGTCATTAGTTGACTTTATTCACTACTTATCAATATATACAACAATAGAGACTATAGAATATATAATCTTATTCCCTTGCAACCCTCTCAGTTTACCAGTAATCATGTCCCGTAAACTCGATTGGTGGATGGTTATGCTGATCATTGCTCTGACTAATACCAAGAACTCCCATTGCAAGCTGGTGTGGGAGGGCTTTGGGTTACTCAATGGTTTCACGTCGTTGACAAACACCAAGAAGCACGCCTATGGTCAAGCCTTCGACGACGAGATACTTACTTTCAAGAATAACTTCACAAATGGTACAGTTCCTTCTTTCTCTGTCAGCTTCTTTTTTGCTATTGTCCCTGAGCATAAGCACAAAGGCTCTCATGGTATGGCCTTTGTGATTTCTCCCACGAGAGGAACTCCTGGTGCATCTGCTGATCAGTACCTTGGAATCTTTAACAAGTCAAACAACGGTAACATCTCAAACCATATAATCGCTGTGGAGCTTGATATACATAAAGATGAAGAGTTTGGTGACGTTGATGATAACCACGTTGGTATCAACATAAATGGAATGGAATCTATTGACTCGCATCCTGCTGGTTATTATGATCAAGATGGTCAGTTCAGGAATATTTCTCTGATCAGTGGAAAGCTACTCAGAGTCACGATTCTGTATAGCCAGGAAAATAAACAGCTTAATGTCACCTTATCCTCACCAGAAGAGGCTTATCACCCCGACAAGCCGCTTCTTTCACTGAACAAAGATCTGTCACCCTATGTTTTGGAGAAAATGTATGTTGGCTTCTCAGCCTCAACGGGGTTGGTTGGAGCAATGCATTACATGTGGAATTGGTTTTTCACTTACGGTCTTAGTGTTCATGAACTGGACTTCCCTATACCGACGTTTCCTCCATATCCAAATCCAAAGTCTCAGGTGAAGCGGACTGTTATGGCGACCTTCTTGACAATTCTTCTCTTTATTGCGCTTGTTGCCTCAGCTTTAAGTATCTTCTTCTATAAGAGACACAAAATGGTGAAGGAGGTTCTAGAAGAATGGGAGATTCAGTGTGGTCCCCATAGGTTTTCTTACAAGGAACTCTTTAAAGCCACCAAGGGTTTCAGTGACAAACAACTCCTAGGTAAAGGAGGGTTTGGTCAGGTCTTCAAGGGCACACTTCCAGGTTCTGACACAGAGATTGCTGTTAAACGAATCTCTCATGATTCAAGACAAGGAATGCAGGAGTTCTTGGCAGAGATATCGACTATTGGTCGGCTTAGACATCAGAACCTAGTCAGGCTTCAGGGCTATTGTAGGTACAAGgagcagctctacttggttTATGACTTTATGCCCAATGGAAGTCTAGACAAGTACCTCTACCGCAGAGGGAATCAAGAGCCACTCACTTGGAACCAACGTTTCAAGATCATCAAAGATGTTGCCTATGCACTCTGCTATCTTCATCATGAGTGGGGACAAGTTGTGATTCATAGAGACATCAAGCCGGCTAATGTCCTGATTGACCATCATATGGATGCAAGGCTTGGGGATTTCGGTTTGGCTAAGTTGTACGATCAGGGTTTTGTTCCACATACATCTAGAGTAATTGGAACTATTGGGTATATAGCACCTGAGCTCATAAGAAGCGGAAGAGCAACCACAGGGACAGATGTATATGCCTTTGGGTTGTTTATGCTGGAAGTTTCTTGCGGTAGAAGGTTAATAGAGCCACGAGCACCCTCCAATGAGGCCGTCCTTGCTGAATGGACACTAGAATGTTGGGAAAGTGGAGATATTCTCGAGGCAGCTAGTGAAAGACTTCGTGGAGAACAAGATAGAGAACAGGTGGAGCTTGTTTTGAAACTAGGAGTGTTATGTTCACACCAGGTTGCAACAATTAGGCCGGACATGTCTAAGGTGATCAAGATCTTGAACTGTGATGTGCAGCTTCCAGATAATCTACTAGATATTGTCAAAGCTGAGAAGATCAGAGTGTGGTCTGAGACATCTGAGAGAGCACTTGGTGTCTTGAATACACAAATGTCCATCGGTACCTTGACGCTTACGGAACCTTTTACCTCTCATGGACGCTGA
- the LOC106388339 gene encoding stearoyl-[acyl-carrier-protein] 9-desaturase, chloroplastic, translating into MALKLNPLASQPYNFPSSARPPISTFRSPKFLCLASSSPALSSKEVESLKKPFTPPKEVHVQVLHSMPPQKIEIFKSMEDWAEQNLLTQLKDVEKSWQPQDFLPDPASDGFEDQVRELRERARELPDDYFVVLVGDMITEEALPTYQTMLNTLDGVRDETGASPTSWAIWTRAWTAEENRHGDLLNKYLYLSGRVDMRQIEKTIQYLIGSGMDPRTENNPYLGFIYTSFQERATFISHGNTARQAKEHGDLKLAQICGTIAADEKRHETAYTKIVEKLFEIDPDGTVMAFADMMRKKISMPAHLMYDGRDESLFDNFSSVAQRLGVYTAKDYADILEFLVGRWKIESLTGLSGEGNKAQEYLCGLTPRIRRLDERAQARAKKGPKVPFSWIHDREVQL; encoded by the exons ATGGCATTGAAGCTTAACCCTTTGGCATCTCAGCCTTACAACTTCCCTTCCTCGGCTCGTCCGCCAATCTCTACTTTCAGATCTCCCAAGTTCCTCTGCctcgcttcttcttctcccgCTCTCAGCTccaa GGAGGTTGAGAGTTTGAAGAAGCCATTCACACCACCTAAGGAAGTGCACGTTCAAGTCCTGCATTCCATGCCACCCCAGAAGATCGAGATCTTCAAATCCATGGAAGACTGGGCCGAGCAGAACCTTCTAACTCAGCTCAAAGACGTGGAGAAGTCGTGGCAGCCCCAGGACTTCTTACCCGACCCTGCATCCGATGGGTTTGAAGATCAGGTAAGAGAGTTAAGAGAAAGAGCAAGAGAACTCCCTGATGATTACTTCGTTGTTCTGGTGGGAGACATGATCACGGAAGAAGCGCTTCCGACCTATCAAACCATGCTGAACACTTTGGATGGAGTGAGGGATGAAACTGGCGCTAGCCCCACTTCATGGGCTATTTGGACAAGAGCTTGGACTGCGGAAGAGAACCGACACGGTGATCTTCTCAATAAGTATCTTTACTTGTCTGGACGTGTTGACATGAGGCAGATTGAAAAGACCATTCAGTACTTGATTGGTTCTGGAATG GATCCTAGAACAGAGAACAATCCTTACCTCGGCTTCATCTACACTTCATTCCAAGAAAGAGCCACCTTCATCTCTCACGGAAACACAGCTCGCCAAGCCAAAGAGCACGGAGACCTCAAGCTAGCCCAAATCTGCGGCACAATAGCTGCAGACGAGAAGCGTCATGAGACAGCTTACACCAAGATAGTTGAGAAGCTCTTTGAGATTGATCCTGATGGTACTGTGATGGCGTTTGCAGACATGATGAGGAAGAAAATCTCGATGCCTGCTCACTTGATGTACGATGGGCGCGATGAAAGCCTCTTTGACAACTTCTCTTCCGTGGCTCAGAGGCTCGGTGTGTACACTGCTAAAGACTATGCGGACATTCTTGAGTTTTTGGTTGGGAGGTGGAAGATTGAGAGCTTAACCGGGCTTTCAGGTGAAGGAAACAAAGCGCAAGAGTACTTGTGTGGGTTGACTCCGAGAATCAGGAGGTTGGATGAGAGAGCTCAAGCAAGAGCCAAGAAAGGACCCAAGGTTCCTTTCAGCTGGATACATGACAGAGAAGTGCAGCTCTAA